A stretch of Amycolatopsis balhimycina FH 1894 DNA encodes these proteins:
- a CDS encoding YigZ family protein encodes MADRYLSVARTSVHEIEIKRSRFLCALAPVTSEEAAREFIAARRRADPQARHHCHAFVLGPDGRTRRSSDDGEPAGTAGTPMLEVLRRRELTDTVAVVTRYFGGVLLGVGGLIRAYGQSVSDALEVVGVLEHRRLRMVDVAVGYDRAGRLENDLRASPYLLHATRFEERAHFETGLEPGQVEAFESWLADQTNGEAAPSSVGDHWITA; translated from the coding sequence ATGGCTGATCGTTATCTCTCCGTGGCTCGGACGAGCGTCCACGAGATCGAGATCAAGCGCTCCCGCTTCCTGTGCGCGCTCGCTCCGGTGACCTCGGAGGAGGCCGCGCGCGAGTTCATCGCGGCCCGCCGCCGCGCCGATCCGCAGGCGCGGCACCACTGTCACGCCTTCGTTTTGGGGCCGGATGGGCGAACTCGGCGGTCCAGTGACGACGGCGAGCCGGCGGGCACCGCGGGCACGCCGATGCTGGAAGTGCTGCGCCGCCGCGAGCTGACCGACACGGTCGCGGTGGTGACGCGGTACTTCGGCGGCGTGTTGCTGGGCGTCGGCGGGCTCATCCGCGCGTACGGTCAGTCCGTTTCGGACGCACTGGAAGTTGTTGGTGTACTAGAACACCGTCGGCTGCGCATGGTCGACGTGGCGGTCGGCTACGACCGCGCGGGCCGGCTGGAGAACGACCTGCGCGCGTCGCCGTACCTCCTCCATGCGACCCGCTTCGAGGAGCGAGCCCACTTCGAGACCGGCCTCGAGCCGGGCCAGGTTGAAGCTTTCGAAAGCTGGCTGGCAGACCAGACCAACGGCGAAGCCGCCCCAAGTTCCGTGGGCGACCACTGGATCACCGCCTGA